CCCATCAGGCCGAGGCCGCGCACGCGGACAACCGGGGCATCGGCGGGAAGCTCCTCCATGCGGAGCGTCACCTCCGGGTCGGTGCTGATGCCGAAGCCGCCCATGATGCCCACCCCCTCGCTGAAGACGCGGACGTCCTCCGGGACGAGGATCTCCACCCCGCCCATGATGCCGACGGCGTAGATGATGGTCTCCTGTGCCGCCAGCCGCGCCTCGGTGAGGTCGAGCCCGTTGCCGCCCATGAGCGCGATCGAGGTGTGCACGGGTGCGATCAGCCAGTCGCCGCGCCTGTCGGTGCCACCCATGATGGCGAGGCTGAAGGTACTGCCGCCCTGCTCGCCCGTCACCTGACGGCGGGCCGGTGCCGGAGACGCACGGCCCACAAAAGCGGGGGAGTTGTCGGGAAGCACGGCCGGCAGGGGGCCGTCGAACACCACGGTGGGGTCGGGCAGGAGATCGGTCAGCGGTGAGGACAGTTCATCCCGGAAGCGGGCGGCGAGGACCTGTCCGGTGCGCTGGTCGAACTCCTCGAAGTTGATCCGGCCCTCGGAGAAGGCCTGGCTGAGGACTAGATTGACCCGGTTGCGGTCGTCGTCGCTGGCGCGGAGGCGGGGAGGGATTTCACTCATGCCACCGATGTTACGAGTGTTCAGGCCGCCGCGCTCTGCCCCTGATAGTGGCCGTCGGCGTCGCAGTCGCGGGCCCACTGGACCACCAGTTCCTGCCCGTAACCCCCCACCTTCTCCTTCAGCTCGGGAAGATGCTCCTCGAGCACGGAGCCCCGCCACAGCGTGGTGCGCACCTGCAGTTCGATGCCCGAGGCGGCCATCAGGTCGAGCGAGCGCCAGGACGCCTGCGCGACCGGCAGGGTACAGCCGGCCACGGCGGGCATGTCCTGCGGCAGGCCCTTCACGTCGAGTCCGATCCAGTCCGGGGTGGTGTCGGGACGCTCGAACAGCTTCGCCAACCGGTTGGGCGCATAGCCGCAGGTGTGCAGTCCGACCCGGAAGCCCATGTCATGGGTGGCGGCGATGGCCTCAGCCAGCCCGTGGGAGGCGGTCGGCTCCCCGCCGGAGATGACGAGGCCGTCGAGGAGGCCGCGGCGGGCGTCGAGAAGCTCCAGCACCTCGGCGAAATCGTGGGCGCCGGGGCGGAACTCCTGCAGGGAGGGGTTATGGCAGTACACGCACCGCAGGGGACAGCCCTGGGTGAAAGCGGTGACCGTCAGCCTGCCCGGCCAGTCGGTCGCCGAGAACGGGATGATCCCGGCGATCGGCAGGTCACACGTGGGCTTCGCTGTAGTAGAGGCGCTCATGGAACTCACCCTTCTTTCCCGTGTTGAAGCTGGACACCGGCCGGAAATAGCCCATCACGCGGGTCCACATTTCGGTGGGGCCGCCGCACTGCGGGCACTCCGGGTGCTCGCCGGAGAGGTAACCGTGGTCGGTGCAGATGGAGAAGGTCGGGGTGATGGTGATGTAGGGCAGACGGAAGTTGCTCAGCGCGCGGCGAACCAGGGTCGCGCAGGCCTCACCCGAGCTCATGGCCGCACCCATGTAGAGGTGCAGGACGGTGCCGCCGGTGTACTTCGCCTGCAGGTCCTCCTGGGCGCTGAGCGCTGCGAAGGGATCCGGGGTGTGGGCGACGGGGAGCTGGGAGGAGTTGGTGTAGTAGGGCTCTTCGTCGGTGCCCGCGTGGAGGATGCCCGGGAAGCGCTTGATGTCCTCCTTGGCCAGGCGGTAGGTGGCGCCCTCGGCCGGGGTGGCCTCGAGGTTGAACAGGTGCCCCGTGGATTCCTGAGCGTCGACCAGCAGGCCGTTGATGTGGTCGAGCAGGCGCAGCACCAGTTCGTGGCCCCGCGGATCGCTCAGGTCGTAGGCGTCCCCGGTGAAGTTGCGCACCATCTCGTTGCAGCCGTTGACGCCGATGGTGGAGAAGTGGTTGTCCAGGCTGGGCAGCCAGCGTTTCGTGTAGGGGTACAGGCCGCGTTCCATCTGATCGGCGACGAAGGTGCGACGACGCTCGAGCGTATCGACGCCCAGGTGGACCAGCTCCGTGACCCGGGCCAGGAGCGAGTTCTCGTCACCGGCGTATTCGTGGCCCAGACGCGAGCAGTTCAGCGTGACCACGCCGATGGAGCCGGTGAGCTCGGCGGAGCCGAAGAGGCCGTTGCCGCGCTTGAGCAGCTCGCGCAGGTCCAGCTGCAGGCGGCAGCACATGGAGCGGATCATGCCGGGGTCGAGGTCGGAGTTGATGAAGTTCTGGAAGTAGGGGAGACCGTAACGGGCGGTCATGTCGAACAGGGCGCGGGTGTTCTCCGAGTCCCAGTCGAAGTCCCTGGTGATGTTGTAGGTGGGGATGGGGAAGGTGAAGGGGCGTCCGTCGGCGTCCCCCCGGCTCATCACCTCGATGAACGCGCGGTTGACCAGGTCCATCTCGGGCTGCAGGTCGCCGTAGGCGAAGTCCACCGGCTCGCCGCC
This sequence is a window from Corynebacterium comes. Protein-coding genes within it:
- a CDS encoding DUF1707 SHOCT-like domain-containing protein is translated as MSEIPPRLRASDDDRNRVNLVLSQAFSEGRINFEEFDQRTGQVLAARFRDELSSPLTDLLPDPTVVFDGPLPAVLPDNSPAFVGRASPAPARRQVTGEQGGSTFSLAIMGGTDRRGDWLIAPVHTSIALMGGNGLDLTEARLAAQETIIYAVGIMGGVEILVPEDVRVFSEGVGIMGGFGISTDPEVTLRMEELPADAPVVRVRGLGLMGGVEVKRVPRP
- a CDS encoding anaerobic ribonucleoside-triphosphate reductase activating protein is translated as MSASTTAKPTCDLPIAGIIPFSATDWPGRLTVTAFTQGCPLRCVYCHNPSLQEFRPGAHDFAEVLELLDARRGLLDGLVISGGEPTASHGLAEAIAATHDMGFRVGLHTCGYAPNRLAKLFERPDTTPDWIGLDVKGLPQDMPAVAGCTLPVAQASWRSLDLMAASGIELQVRTTLWRGSVLEEHLPELKEKVGGYGQELVVQWARDCDADGHYQGQSAAA
- a CDS encoding ribonucleoside triphosphate reductase; protein product: MTENFSPSGPCPQNERHELPRAVDPASTIDEYLNRSDWRVNANANQDYSLGGMILNTSGKVVANYWLDHVFTAEAGSAHRDGDIHIHDLDMLSGYCAGWSLRQLLEEGFGGVPGTISSAPPKHFSSACGQIVNFLGTLQNEWAGAQAFSSFDTYMAPFVRLDNLSFEQVLQFMQEFVFNLNVPSRWGTQTPFTNLTFDWTCPEDLKDNVPLIGGEPVDFAYGDLQPEMDLVNRAFIEVMSRGDADGRPFTFPIPTYNITRDFDWDSENTRALFDMTARYGLPYFQNFINSDLDPGMIRSMCCRLQLDLRELLKRGNGLFGSAELTGSIGVVTLNCSRLGHEYAGDENSLLARVTELVHLGVDTLERRRTFVADQMERGLYPYTKRWLPSLDNHFSTIGVNGCNEMVRNFTGDAYDLSDPRGHELVLRLLDHINGLLVDAQESTGHLFNLEATPAEGATYRLAKEDIKRFPGILHAGTDEEPYYTNSSQLPVAHTPDPFAALSAQEDLQAKYTGGTVLHLYMGAAMSSGEACATLVRRALSNFRLPYITITPTFSICTDHGYLSGEHPECPQCGGPTEMWTRVMGYFRPVSSFNTGKKGEFHERLYYSEAHV